The Alnus glutinosa chromosome 1, dhAlnGlut1.1, whole genome shotgun sequence region TCAATAGTTGCACTCCTGTGGATGTAGACATAttgccgaaccacgtaaatttgtatcttgattttctcttattctctcttttcgattccatattattcatcattattaTACACGGTAACAACAATCATCATAAAATTTCATCTTTGATAACTTACGTCATCAATGCAAGTTGTTCTCATAATAAACAAGTTCAATCGTATCATTCTAGATTAGCTGCATGGCATGAAATATAAAGATAAAATGTCTGCAGTGAACCTACTTCCTATGTGCTTGTGGAATAGGATCATGCAAGAGTGTAATTCCATAGATGCATATAGATAGGCAATCATATATATGATTGCAAATTATATACTTTCGCTCTAATTTACTGTTTGCTCACACTGAAAAAGGGGTTCATAAACATTCATTTAACATTATGGACTGCAATATCATTCAATTAAAATCATACTTCCCTGCATGGGAAGGTCAATAGTAAACCAGAACAAGAAAGAATTAGTTACTGTACATAACCATACTAAGATTGGgtacaagagaagaaaaaaggttaaaaaagaagaagccacAACCGTGTTCAATCAAGTTACTAAAACAAATAACATGTATAAAGGCTTGCGCATATCTTATAAAGTTGACTTCAAGTTTTCTCCTTATTcaacataaacaaaaaagttGAAGGcaatatttttctaaatatcCAGTTATAGAAGAGGAGGTTCTTTAATTATTCTATATCAGATTTGGAGTTGTGGTGGAACTTGCGTTATTTAGTTCAAAACACATGGTTAacagaaaaattatattccaatATCTGATCGAggatagagaaaagaaaaaccagaaaCAGAAGAGTTATGAAACATCAACAAAATTGTCTAAGATTCAGAACTTTGGGCAGCATAAAGGTATTACAGagagaaaagaaacagaaagaaacaaagaaaataaccaAACGTAGTAAAAACCGAAAATCTTGAACCCATATGCTCTGTTTGATTATCAAGACAACTGAGAAAAAAGAACCAAACATAGTAAAACCCATCAATCTTGAAATCCATATGTTCTCTTTGATTCTCGAGAAAACTTAGGAAAAAGAAGACTTCTatagtttcttcttttctttttctagttctTTCTATCCCAGTCAGGGCGGAACTAGGATTTGAGATGAGGGGCACAgaactaaaaaaataagatattttAGATTCCCAGTTGTGGGGttgattttcttctttaaattccgaaGTATGTTCTActgatttattttcttgctactctttttctttcggtttcttggcaaccaaacaAGGATAAAAGTAACGACAGGGGAATAGAGAAGGGGAGTATACCGGTGAAACATAGGAGCCAGACAAAGAAGAGATTTTCTGGGAACCTTGAGAGGCAAGACAGGGAAAATAAAACCCCACAAAAAACCTCTCAAAGATCTCAACGGAAACCTCTCAAGAATTACAAAATTCAAAGGTTGTAGTTGCCTTTTATACTTGGTGGCAACCGTTGGTAGTTAAAAGATACCCCGGCTAAGGTGTACTGCTTTCAGTCCTCTATGTCTGTGTGAGCGAGTTTCATGTACGCCATCTCGTATAAAAAGTCTCTAAAATGGACAATCGGAGCTGTTGAGTGACACGTGGAAAGATCTTAGATAGATCCACATGAGTATAGCAAAACAGCTACTCCCTACTCCCTAGCCGTTATGTTACTATAGTCGGTTTATTAAATTTAGGGGATTAATTGGTCTgggtttccttttctttttggttttcctaccaataaaaggaaaaagattttcgaaaaataataattgaatttcCTCTTTTTTATTGGTCTCCCACCAGGAATAAAAGTTCcgtttgtttctgtttttctttttcttttaatttgtttttttttttttttggattttactaccaaaaaaaaaaaaaaggaaaaagatttttaaaacaaaagtatctgaatttccttttttttttttttttttttttttttttttttttttttttttgtgtgtgtgtgtgtgggtttcctaccaagaaaaggaaaaggattgTCTATATATACCATCTTCACGCCATCAGTCCATACTTCCTCGTATTTCCGGCTTCAAGTTCTTAGAAATTGATTCCACCGACAAATCTCCGACCCAAAGATCGAATGGGGAGGAAGCAGTCCAGCTTGCATGGAAATTTCTCAACCTTGTCTCTGACCCCCAAAAGGGTGCCGGAGCAACCAAGTTCTCTGTCTCCGCCACCGACTCCCATGGTTCGCAACAAGTGCCGCCGCCGCATATTCATGGGGGCCACCGCCGGTAGTCCTGTTTGCAGAGCTTTATTTGCTTCACCTACTGCTATTGACGATGATGACACGAATATCAACGAGAAAACTCCAACCCCCAAAAGGGTGCTGGAGCAACCAAGTTCTTTAATGTAAAGTTGATTGGACTGTTATCAGCTAATTCTGTAAGAAAATTCTCTATATGATTTCAAAAGACCACTTCAAAACAGAGAGACTGCAATTCTTTACATGTTGTAGACGAACAAATAGGTATAAAATGGTAGAAACAGAGTGGCCACTTGATTTAGTGAAAGGGGCAACTCCAGGGAGATTCAGGAAGcccaataaaatattatttattgtaaaatgggatataaattaaacaaatgGATTCAGATATATGTGCCATTAATGGAGTATGAATTAAACAtgttttttaatgtaaaatggAATATAATAGAAACATTTTATGGGCTGTTTCAGAGCAACATTTTGGTATAAAATCACTAAACAAGTGGAGCCAAAAAGGATCATGAAGGTTTTGCAAGTATCTTAATGCCATGCATTATGGAACGTATGTTCTTTGATAATTCCAATAATCTAATTTAAGCATCAGAGATATTTTCGCCGATAAGTCTCTGATCTTATTCCCTCTTCTTTATAGATGCCCATTATTTGATATCGACCGTATGATCATCTGCAtcattaaagaaaatattagagAGTACaaatcgaaaaagaaaaaagaaaaaagaaattgcttACTCAATGGATGTGTAATGGGAATTTACCTTCTCTTAGTAGGGAAATAGAATTTTCAACAATATTGTTGATGAGCTTTACTGTATGCTGTGAACGACTTTCTTTTTAGGGATTGAGATATGATGTTATTAGGTTGTTCGAAcaacataaaaaatcaaatagttTTAGAGAAAATTGTCGGGCTCACCTGTCTTAGACAACTCAAGATGCGAGGCCTACCTGTTTGGAGTAGGTGGATCCGCAATCTCATCTTATATTACTTGAATAACACAAAAATTCAGACAGCTCAACCTAACATGAAAACGGCAGAGACCTCTACCTTCTTTGCAAGCCTAACCGGCGCTAAATTTTGCTACAGGATGAGGGAGTTGAGAGTTCGTATAGTATTTACCAGTAATTTATAACATCCAAATCAAGTCCACCGATGAGTTCCTCCGTACTCATAATAATAGATCAATTTTATTTCCAACATTTGAAACTGAACTTACTCTAACCCTAACAAATTTTGATCGTTATCTCACCTAACCTTACGGCTAGAGATATCAACTTTAATTGCACAAGTTTTATGAtcacataaatttatttttcaaatttaatctcaaataatatgaaagaaaaataaaattttgaagtcAACAGTAGATCATCTCAAAAGAGAGAAATGCTAgatatcctaattttttttaaaaaatttggttatAATATGATGTGTCACACAATCTTataaaattgtgacacattttcCAATATGATAGACAGATCAGGGTCTTGATGCACCTCTCATATATGATTTTCATACTtcgtgaaaataaaaaataaggagtaggtttttttatttttatattttaaacaaagGGTAGGTTTTAGTTTGACcaaatgttgtaaaaaaaataacatcattTCAATGACACGACGACACgtgttaaaaattaaagaaaaaaacaattaataaagatTTTCTATGAACAAATACCTAATCTGATTATTTTAGCTAAATGCCAGATCCAGGTGAATTAATTCCAAGAAATTGGACCGTTGACATTGTCTTTTAtttatccaatttttatttttatataattgatGGGGGATTAGGGCTACGGGTTCCATCGATAACGACTTGCACGTACTTCGCAGATCCGTAAATTCAGCCGAAGAACGAGTTctttaaattgtataatatattTCACAATTCGGctacttttttctgttttgaatTCTGGAGAATTAGTTTGAGACACTGTTTGGTTCGGAGGAAATTTTTTACTAAAGTTAAAGAGAAGTTGTAATTGGGAGGATCAAAGGCGAAATTCGGAGAATTTTCCTAGATTTGTCAAGGTAAAGTggaagcacaataaatttatttttttttctttttcggaaTGGAGCAAAATTTTGATTGGAAGTGAAAGAACAGTTGAAATTGGGGGGATCAGAGTGAAATTGAGAGGAATTTTCCATCTGGGTTCGCATATTTTTCGAGGTTTAGTCGAAAAGTTCAGCTTTATGATTATTTGCACGTTCAGAGTCATCGGAGTTCCAATTGGGCGAAGCGATTATTTCTCTGAATTATCATTTCAGGAACTTGGAAATTGACGGAGTCGCTACGCTGCGTCAGAAAGACTGCGAGGAACCTGAGCTGAAGATTAGAGAAAGGTGCGAAATTTGAGAGAAATCCAATCCAAGATGAGTGGGAAACAGCCGGTGAAGCTGGATGACGAGCAGCTCGTTGAATTACGCGACATTTTCCGATCGTTTGATTGCAATAAGGACGGGAGCTTGACTCAACTGGAGCTCGGATCGCTGCTCCGATCGCTCGGCCTAAAACCGAGCCCGGAGCAGCTGGAGGCGTTGATACAAAAGGCCGATAAGAACAGCAACGGGTTGATCGAGTTCTCGGAGTTTGTGGCGCTTGTGGAGCCTGATCTTGTGCCGGCGAAGAGCCCCTACACAGAGGAGCAGCTGAGACAGATATTTCGTATGTTTGATAGGGACGGAAACGGGTTTATCACGGCGGCCGAGCTGGCGCACTCGATGGCCAAGTTGGGCCACGCGCTTACGGCAGAGGAGCTGACGGGGATGATCAAGGAGGCGGACACAGATGGCGATGGGTGTATCAGTTTTCAAGAGTTTTCTCGGGCGATTTCCTCGGCTGCCTTTGACAATTCTTGGGCTTGAAGGTATCCAAATTTTGTATTTAGGTTAGTcttttttctgattttcttttaGTGTAATGTTTGGATGCTGAGAAAATGGAGTGGGGAATGATTGAAGGTTAAATTTTGAATCTTGTGGTTGGCCTATTTTAGTTGTGTTTCCATAGTATTGAGAAATTTGAGGTTCATAATTTCGTTTTCTTATATACATTTACTCGATATAAGCATTGTGCGGAtaaaattgttagtaatttgtacaataaaaaataaataaaaaaattatttcttatttctctcGGAGCCAAAGGTGGCCCCCTTAATTGCAATGCCTTCTAATTGGGACTATGATCATCTCCGGTTCAAATGAATCAGAGAGGATCTagtcaattttatttgaaaggtaatgttgtcttttcacatttttgtgAACAATTTTACCCTCCGATTAAAACTAACCGGATACTCTCTAGTTCATTTGAACCGGAGAGCATTCAGATGCCTCTAGCTAGCCTGATTTAGAGCCATTTGATGCCTTGCAAATGAAGATAGGTTTAGGTAGAGTGATTGTAAGGGTAGTGGCATTGGGCTGATGGTCGCACATAAAGCTTTGTAATAATCGATGTTAAGTTGCGTTTCTTattaaaaatgagtaatgcaatttataataatattgttgTACGATTGTTATACAATTAAGATGGTATGGTTCAATCACTTCATTTGGCATGAGTTGGGGACTATGGGGTGGTTCAATCACTCCTAGACTGGCCATATGAGCCATCCCCTTGGCAAAATGGgtggggtggccagccaccccattTTGCCCAAAGAGGTCGCTTGagtcatccttttttttttcaagaagttttttttttaaaatggattgagttttttaattgttttattatttaattttatttttaatgggatATAAGACACATGGCAACTTCTTAAATGTGTTGATGTGGACTACTATTAATTTTTGGACAATGTTGGACAGATATACCATCcccgtctttagccataaacaaAGTACCATTTACAATACATAATGAACCACgtgaagcaaaaaataaaaagtccaCGTTGGACAAAAAAGTATTCaatccttattattattatttggggGATGAAACTTG contains the following coding sequences:
- the LOC133855029 gene encoding probable calcium-binding protein CML18, translated to MSGKQPVKLDDEQLVELRDIFRSFDCNKDGSLTQLELGSLLRSLGLKPSPEQLEALIQKADKNSNGLIEFSEFVALVEPDLVPAKSPYTEEQLRQIFRMFDRDGNGFITAAELAHSMAKLGHALTAEELTGMIKEADTDGDGCISFQEFSRAISSAAFDNSWA